In the Natronoglycomyces albus genome, GACGGGATCTTGGACGCTTTGCTGGCCGATGATCCCGGCTCTCGCGTCGCCGTTGAAACGTTGATCACGACCGGCCTTGTTCACGTGGCCGGAGAAGTGACCACATCCGCTTATGCCGACATTCCCCGCATCGTGCGCGACACGATTTTGGGAATCGGCTATGACTCCTCCAAGAAGGGCTTCGACGGGGCCTCCTGCGGAGTTAGCATCTCCATCGGTTCGCAGTCTCCCGACATCGCCCAGGGCGTCGATCGGGCCCTGGAATCGCGGCTTGACGCGGGCGACAACGACGCCCTCGACGCTCAGGGCGCGGGGGACCAAGGGCTCATGTTTGGGTTCGCCTGCCAAGAGACCCCTGAGTTGATGCCGTTGCCAATCGCTTTGGCACACCGTTTGTCGCAGCGCTTGACCCAGGTGCGTAAGGATGGCACCGTTCCCTACTTGCGCCCTGACGGTAAGACCCAGGTGACGATCGAGTACGACGGTAACCGACCTGCCCGCCTCGACACGGTTGTGGTTTCCAGTCAGCACGCTCCGGACATTTCGCTGGAGTCGATGATGTCGCCCGATGTGGCCGAACATGTCATCGCACCGGTGGTCGCCGAACTGGAGCTGGACGCACAGGACTACCGATTGTTGGTCAACCCGACCGGTCGTTTTGAAATCGGTGGCCCCATGGGGGACGCGGGTCTGACCGGCCGCAAGATCATCGTTGACACCTATGGTGGCTACGCTCGTCACGGTGGAGGAGCCTTTAGCGGCAAGGACCCGTCGAAGGTTGACCGTTCGGCCACCTACGCCACGCGTTGGGTCGCTAAGAACGTCGTTGCCGCCGGTCTGGCTGAACGCTGCGAGGTGCAGGTCGCCTACGCCATTGGCAAGGCGCAGCCGGTGAGTGTGCGGGTGGAGACCTTTGGCACCGAAGCCGTTGACCCGGTTCGTATCGAGAAGGCGATCAGGGAGGTCTTCGACTTGCGTCCGGCAGCGATCATCCGGGACCTGGACTTGGTGCGTCCCATCTACCAGCAGACCGCCGCGTATGGCCACTTTGGCCGGGAACTACCGGACTTCACCTGGGAGACGACCGACCGCGCGGGAGCGTTGAAAGCGGCCGCCTCCTAAACCGTAGGCGCGCGAACGTGCGGCCTCACGTCATGGTCGCATGTTCGCGCTCTTTGCCCATCCATGCCTAGCACTGGCCTGAGGTGTCCATGCTGGCGTGCCTGCGCTGTCTGAGTCGACTGGTAGAACTTCTATATGACACATGATCCGGGCGTGGCGGCTGTCTGCCTAGAGCAACCCTTGCCACACCTGGATCGTGTTTTCGATTACCGAATCCCCGATAAGCTGCGCGGCACAGTCCACCCTGGTTCTCGAGTGCGCGTCACCTTCGCCGGTCGGCTCGTGAGTGGTTACGTCCTTGAGCTCAAGGATTCCAGCGACTACACGGGGAAACTCACTGACCTGAAGCGTGTTATCACGTCTGAGCCCGTGCTCTCCGCGGAGATTCTCCAGTTGGCCGAAGTCGTTGCCCAACGATATGCGGGTACTCGCTCGGATGTGCTGCGGCTGGCGGTTCCGCAGCGCCGTGCCTCGGTGGAAAAGGAACCGCCGCCTGATCCGGCTCCCGTTGTGCAGCCGCCCGACTCCAGCGCCTGGGCACGCTATCAGTCCGGGGAGGCCTTCCTGCGGGCGCTGTGCGCGGCAAAGGCTCCGCGCGCGGTGTGGGATGCCCTGCCAGGAGAGGACTGGCCCGCCCGGTTTGCCGAGGCCGCTGCCGCGACGGCAAGCTCGGGCCGGGGCGCGGTTCTGGTCGTGCCCGATCAAACTGACCTTGACCGGCTCGACGAGGCGTTGCGGGCGCAGCTAGGGCCGGGGTGCCATGTCACTTTGTCCGCGACGTTGGGCCCGACGAAACGTTACCGGGCGTTTCTCACTGCGCTTCGGGGAGGCGTGAACATCGTCGCAGGTACACGAGCTGCTGGTTTCGCGCCCGTGACGCAGGTGGGGCTGGTGGCGATATGGGATGACGGCGACGAGGTGCACGGTGACCCCCATGCGCCCTACCCTCACGCCCGCGAAGTGCTCTTGACTCGGGCCGCGAGCGCCGGAGCTGGTTGTCTGCTGGGTGGATTTGCGCGTACGGCGAATGCGCAATTGCTGGTGGAGTCGCAGTTCGCCGTGTCGTTGACGCCTGCGAAACCAGCTCGGGCCGCTGCGTTGCCGCGGGTCGTTCCAGTGGGTGACGATGAGGACCTCGAGCGTGATCCGGACGCGGTGGCCGCCCGGATGCCGACGGTCGCCTGGCAGGCCGCCCGGGCGGCCTTGCGAGCGGGCTCGCCGGTGTTGGTGCAGGTCCCGCGCCGTGGGTATGTTCCCGCTGTTGCCTGTCAGCGGTGTCGCAGCCGGTGTCAGTGCCCTCGGTGTGACGGGCCCTTGCGCTTGGTGGGAGCCTCGCGAGCGCCAGTGTGCTCATGGTGCGGTGTGGCGGCGACTAACTTTCGTTGCCCCCATTGTGCTTCGTCTCGGTTGCGCGCCCAAGTGATCGGTCAGGAACGCACTGGAGAGGAGTTGTCTCAGGCCTTTCCGGAGGTGCCGGTACATTTCTCCTCGGGCGTGAACCGGATTGACTCGGTTGACCAGGAGCCAGCCGTCGTCGTTGCCACCCCGGGGGTCGAACCTGTGGCCTCGGGTGGGTACGGGGCGGTTTTGCTTCTGGACACCTGGGCCCTGCTGGCACGTGCGTCGCTGACGGCGGGGGAGGAGGCGTTGCGCAGGTGGATGGCGGCTGCCTCGCTGGCTCGTCCCGCCTCTGCCGGTGGCACGGTGGTGGTGGTGGCCGATGGCGGGCTTCCGGTGGTGCAGGCGTTGTTGCGATGGGATGCGGCTTGGTTCGCAGGCCGGGAGCTGGCCGAACGCTCCGAGCTACGCTTCCCGCCCATTAGCCGCATGGCGGTTGCTTCCGGGTCACCAGCGCAGTTGGAGGCGTTTGCTCATCAGGTGCGCCAGGTGGCTCATAGCCTTGGAGTGGATGTTGAGGAACTGG is a window encoding:
- the metK gene encoding methionine adenosyltransferase, coding for MARRLFTSESVTEGHPDKIADQISDGILDALLADDPGSRVAVETLITTGLVHVAGEVTTSAYADIPRIVRDTILGIGYDSSKKGFDGASCGVSISIGSQSPDIAQGVDRALESRLDAGDNDALDAQGAGDQGLMFGFACQETPELMPLPIALAHRLSQRLTQVRKDGTVPYLRPDGKTQVTIEYDGNRPARLDTVVVSSQHAPDISLESMMSPDVAEHVIAPVVAELELDAQDYRLLVNPTGRFEIGGPMGDAGLTGRKIIVDTYGGYARHGGGAFSGKDPSKVDRSATYATRWVAKNVVAAGLAERCEVQVAYAIGKAQPVSVRVETFGTEAVDPVRIEKAIREVFDLRPAAIIRDLDLVRPIYQQTAAYGHFGRELPDFTWETTDRAGALKAAAS
- a CDS encoding primosomal protein N' yields the protein MTHDPGVAAVCLEQPLPHLDRVFDYRIPDKLRGTVHPGSRVRVTFAGRLVSGYVLELKDSSDYTGKLTDLKRVITSEPVLSAEILQLAEVVAQRYAGTRSDVLRLAVPQRRASVEKEPPPDPAPVVQPPDSSAWARYQSGEAFLRALCAAKAPRAVWDALPGEDWPARFAEAAAATASSGRGAVLVVPDQTDLDRLDEALRAQLGPGCHVTLSATLGPTKRYRAFLTALRGGVNIVAGTRAAGFAPVTQVGLVAIWDDGDEVHGDPHAPYPHAREVLLTRAASAGAGCLLGGFARTANAQLLVESQFAVSLTPAKPARAAALPRVVPVGDDEDLERDPDAVAARMPTVAWQAARAALRAGSPVLVQVPRRGYVPAVACQRCRSRCQCPRCDGPLRLVGASRAPVCSWCGVAATNFRCPHCASSRLRAQVIGQERTGEELSQAFPEVPVHFSSGVNRIDSVDQEPAVVVATPGVEPVASGGYGAVLLLDTWALLARASLTAGEEALRRWMAAASLARPASAGGTVVVVADGGLPVVQALLRWDAAWFAGRELAERSELRFPPISRMAVASGSPAQLEAFAHQVRQVAHSLGVDVEELGPVPVDQETERLLWRVPRRCGPALSQVLAQVTRSRSEAKAPPIRVQVDPRELF